In the Gossypium raimondii isolate GPD5lz chromosome 9, ASM2569854v1, whole genome shotgun sequence genome, one interval contains:
- the LOC105797460 gene encoding uncharacterized protein LOC105797460, whose product MAEYEACIMGIRATIERKIKVLKVYGDSALVIYQLNGEWETRDPKLINYKDLVLELIDEFDDITFCYLPRYENQMVDALATLASMIRVNKLEIMKPIQMSIYEVSAHCYNIEEEGKDDHPWHQSILQYVKNRKYPDQATENDKRTLRRIAIEYVLDGEVLYKRGKDQVLLRCIDTVKARKILEEVHEGIYETRANAYQTSVRTSTGATPFALVYGMEVVLPIEVEIPSLWVLAELKLDEAEWV is encoded by the exons atggcagaatatgaagcatgtattatgggTATTCGTGCAACCATTGAACGAAAAATTAAAGTGCTAAAAGTGTATGGAGATTctgcattggtgatataccaactcaatgGAGAATGGGAAACTAGGGACCCTAAGTTGATCAATTATAAAGATCTGGTTcttgaattgattgatgagtttgatgacatcaccttCTGTTACCTCCCACGATATGAAAACCAGATGGTTGACGCATTGGCTACTTTAGCCTCGATGATTAGGGTGAACAAGTTGGAAATCATGAAGCCTATTCAGATGAGCATATATGAGGTTTCGGCTCATTGCTACAATATTGAAGAGGAGGGAAAAGATGATCATCCTTGGCATCAGAGCATACTacaatatgtgaagaatcgaaAATACCCTGATCAAGCGACAGAGAACGACAAAAGAACATTGAGAAGAATAGCCATTgaatatgtcttagatggggaagtGTTGTACAAGAGAGGGAAAGATCAAGTGCTGTTAAGATGTATAGATACCGTGAAGGCTAGAAAGATCctggaagaagtccatgagggcatTTACGAAACTCGTGCaaatg CTTACCAAACATCTGTTAGGacctctactggggcaacaccctTTGCTCTCGTTTATGGGATGGAAGTCGTATTACCCATTGAGGTGGAGATTCCTTCTCTTTGGGTATTAGCTGAACTAaaattggatgaagcagaatgggttTAG